The following proteins are encoded in a genomic region of Anaerolineae bacterium:
- a CDS encoding Cell division protein FtsQ has protein sequence MGRKKIAEIEARRVPVLMRGQIAGLPMATPRRSVKTGRRVDVPLGVQGAEIRLPSLPRIQVGWRLASAILSLALLTMSYLLWTAPLFRVNSVDIQGLQRISAKEVLIELNLEDDPIFTVDPQTLREQLITQFPEFRNVEVSLRFPNKVILRVDERKPILVWKQDERTLLVDAEGYAFPVRGEGVNVPKLVIEADNFPQSIQPELQSELGEPLLPIELVSGILSVSAMIPDGATLFYDGERGLGWRDPRGWTVYVGALKDLGLKMKIYELMVKKIIKKEEQKPVLISIEYVHAPYYRLER, from the coding sequence ATGGGACGGAAAAAAATCGCGGAAATAGAAGCTCGCCGCGTTCCAGTCTTGATGCGAGGTCAGATCGCAGGGTTGCCCATGGCAACCCCGCGCCGCAGCGTTAAGACGGGTCGGCGGGTAGATGTGCCGCTCGGCGTCCAGGGTGCTGAAATCCGTTTGCCGAGTCTCCCTCGCATTCAGGTGGGTTGGCGATTGGCATCAGCCATCCTGAGCCTGGCATTGCTTACCATGTCATACTTGCTCTGGACGGCGCCGCTGTTCAGGGTAAATAGCGTGGATATTCAGGGATTGCAGCGCATCAGTGCCAAAGAAGTTTTGATCGAGTTGAATCTGGAAGATGATCCGATCTTTACGGTCGATCCTCAAACGCTCCGCGAGCAGCTTATCACCCAATTTCCGGAATTTCGGAACGTCGAAGTAAGCCTGCGCTTCCCCAATAAGGTCATCCTTCGCGTGGACGAACGCAAACCAATTCTGGTATGGAAACAAGACGAGCGGACACTCCTGGTCGATGCAGAGGGATATGCGTTTCCGGTGCGTGGCGAAGGGGTCAATGTACCCAAACTGGTCATCGAAGCCGACAATTTCCCCCAGTCCATCCAGCCTGAGTTGCAAAGTGAATTGGGTGAGCCTCTGCTACCAATTGAGCTGGTTTCGGGCATTCTGTCCGTCAGCGCAATGATACCGGATGGTGCGACTCTTTTCTACGATGGTGAACGCGGCCTTGGCTGGCGTGATCCGCGTGGATGGACGGTTTATGTTGGGGCGTTGAAAGACCTTGGCCTCAAAATGAAGATCTACGAATTGATGGTCAAGAAAATCATCAAAAAAGAAGAACAAAAACCGGTGCTGATCAGCATTGAATACGTGCATGCACCGTATTACCGATTGGAGCGATA
- a CDS encoding UDP-N-acetylenolpyruvoylglucosamine reductase, translating to MKALSPDFAKPSVYAKQLEEIAHQLGLELHKQIPLARYTAARIGGKAEFLIEVNSSAKLKQLISLIWKNDIPYTLLGGGSNVLISDEGLPGLVIINRARGRARVRFDMNDEPAIVWADAGVNLSHLARQAAEHGLSGLEWACGIPGTLGGAIVNNAGAFDGDMAGNLVMVTILHRKWENHQVRPAQEQWTVAEMEYRYRSSRLKTHPNQAIVLSALLRLERSDPIKIKTKMDEFNQRRRKTQPPGASLGSMFKNPPGDFAGRLIEAAGLKGLTVGDAMISPLHANFFINLGNASANNVWQLIQLARQAVVAKFGIELELEIQPLGIFPEFAPQNAGNPSLEVENE from the coding sequence ATGAAAGCGCTATCTCCAGATTTTGCAAAACCTTCTGTCTACGCAAAGCAATTGGAAGAAATTGCCCATCAACTTGGGCTTGAGCTTCACAAGCAAATCCCTCTTGCCCGCTATACGGCGGCGCGCATCGGAGGTAAAGCCGAATTCTTGATCGAGGTCAATTCTTCTGCCAAACTAAAACAACTGATCAGCCTGATTTGGAAAAATGATATTCCCTACACTCTCTTGGGCGGCGGCTCCAATGTCCTGATCAGCGATGAAGGATTACCCGGTTTGGTGATCATCAATCGCGCCCGAGGACGCGCCCGGGTTCGTTTTGACATGAACGATGAGCCGGCAATCGTCTGGGCAGACGCCGGGGTAAACCTCAGTCACCTCGCCCGACAGGCTGCAGAACACGGTTTGAGTGGATTAGAGTGGGCTTGTGGCATCCCGGGCACATTAGGTGGCGCCATTGTCAACAACGCCGGCGCTTTCGACGGTGATATGGCTGGCAATCTGGTCATGGTCACAATCTTGCATCGCAAATGGGAAAATCATCAAGTTCGCCCTGCTCAAGAGCAATGGACGGTGGCAGAGATGGAATATCGCTATCGATCAAGTCGCCTGAAAACTCATCCCAACCAGGCGATCGTCTTATCGGCTCTCCTGCGACTTGAGCGTAGTGATCCAATAAAAATAAAGACGAAGATGGACGAGTTTAATCAGCGCCGACGCAAAACCCAACCGCCAGGCGCCAGCCTGGGTTCAATGTTCAAGAACCCTCCGGGCGATTTTGCCGGGCGGCTTATAGAAGCAGCCGGATTGAAAGGATTGACCGTTGGCGATGCCATGATCAGTCCCTTACATGCAAATTTCTTTATCAATCTGGGCAATGCTTCAGCCAATAACGTCTGGCAGTTGATCCAGTTGGCGCGTCAGGCTGTCGTTGCCAAATTCGGCATCGAGTTGGAACTTGAGATCCAACCGCTGGGCATTTTTCCAGAGTTTGCGCCTCAAAACGCAGGCAATCCATCTCTTGAGGTTGAAAATGAGTGA
- a CDS encoding D-alanine--D-alanine ligase, with the protein MSDRNQKLKVAVLFGGVSGEHEISLLSARSILSALDPQRYEVIQIGITHEGQWYYGENVLDALSAGDLTSCTPATLLPDPTRNGIYLLNRQPSHELLSHLSSVDVVFPVLHGTFGEDGTIQGLLEMANVAYVGSGVVASAVGMDKGIFKDVMRAHNIPVVDWIVFTRQEVENNLDEIITKSESIAPYPLFVKPANLGSSVGVSKCHNRQELITGLKDACRYDRRILVERGVNAREIEVSVLGNEEVEASIPGEIIPAAEFYSYDAKYHDDRSQLLIPAPLEPQLTEYARSLAIRTFKAIDGAGMARVDMLLDKNSGELFVNEINTIPGFTRISMYPKLWNAVGVSYPELVDRLIELALARKAEKARNLYRYQRESKGK; encoded by the coding sequence ATGAGTGATCGAAATCAAAAATTAAAAGTAGCTGTTTTGTTTGGCGGTGTTTCCGGAGAACATGAGATCTCTCTCTTATCCGCCCGCTCGATTCTTTCCGCCTTAGACCCCCAACGATATGAAGTCATTCAAATCGGCATCACTCATGAAGGTCAATGGTATTACGGTGAAAATGTACTTGACGCATTGAGTGCGGGTGATTTAACCTCCTGCACTCCTGCCACTCTGCTGCCGGATCCGACCCGCAACGGCATCTACCTGTTGAACCGGCAACCATCCCATGAGCTCTTAAGCCATCTGAGTTCGGTTGATGTCGTCTTTCCCGTCCTGCATGGCACTTTCGGCGAAGATGGCACCATCCAGGGATTACTTGAAATGGCAAATGTTGCCTATGTTGGTTCCGGGGTAGTCGCTTCAGCAGTGGGCATGGATAAAGGAATTTTTAAGGATGTAATGAGGGCTCACAATATCCCGGTAGTCGATTGGATAGTCTTCACTCGACAAGAAGTAGAAAACAATCTCGATGAGATAATCACCAAAAGCGAAAGCATTGCTCCTTATCCACTTTTTGTAAAGCCCGCCAACCTTGGCTCCTCGGTTGGGGTGAGTAAATGCCACAATCGCCAGGAGTTGATTACTGGATTAAAAGACGCCTGTCGTTATGACCGTCGAATTCTGGTCGAGCGCGGGGTCAACGCTCGTGAAATCGAGGTGAGCGTGTTGGGTAATGAGGAGGTTGAAGCTTCTATCCCGGGCGAGATCATTCCAGCCGCTGAATTTTACTCCTATGATGCAAAATATCACGATGACCGCTCTCAATTGCTTATTCCAGCTCCATTAGAGCCTCAGCTAACCGAATACGCTCGCTCTCTGGCCATCCGCACTTTCAAAGCCATTGACGGCGCTGGAATGGCTCGGGTGGATATGTTATTGGACAAAAACAGCGGCGAATTGTTTGTGAATGAAATTAATACCATCCCTGGGTTCACCCGCATCAGTATGTATCCAAAACTCTGGAATGCAGTTGGAGTCAGCTATCCAGAGTTGGTCGATCGCCTGATCGAGTTAGCCCTGGCCCGGAAAGCAGAAAAAGCCAGGAATCTGTATCGTTATCAAAGAGAGAGTAAAGGAAAGTGA
- a CDS encoding UDP-N-acetylglucosamine--N-acetylmuramyl-(pentapeptide) pyrophosphoryl-undecaprenol N-acetylglucosamine transferase — translation MYPALAVFQALKTEDNPLREAYQMRTGFQFPAADQISTLWIGGIGGMEAPIIRRMGIPYQEIPAAGLHGVGWKRLPTNLVQIGRGILASRTILNRFQPQAILLTGGYLAFPMAVAARYGVPKTRRPKIVLYVPDIEPAFALKVISPIADRINVTTEESRQYFSPTAAVNVSGYPVRSEHVQWATDPQRKQKASQVFRLDPQFPILLVFGGSKGARSINRALMAILPQLLHFTQVIHISGHLDWEEVQRYQSQLATQLPAEQFERYRAFPYLHEEMSAAFAAADLAVCRAGASVLGEMPHFRLPAILIPYPYAWRYQQVNAEYLAKKRAARILADRELSTKLLPEIQNLLGNPSMLAEMRTSLQSLAQPFAAYTIAESILRAAMESRGRT, via the coding sequence GTGTATCCCGCCCTCGCCGTGTTTCAAGCATTAAAGACCGAGGATAATCCTTTACGGGAAGCCTATCAGATGAGAACCGGATTCCAGTTTCCTGCGGCTGATCAGATCTCCACCCTGTGGATCGGTGGAATTGGGGGTATGGAGGCACCGATCATCCGCCGCATGGGCATCCCCTATCAGGAAATTCCGGCTGCCGGTTTACATGGAGTGGGTTGGAAACGCCTGCCTACAAACCTGGTTCAGATCGGGCGTGGTATCCTTGCTTCTCGAACGATCCTGAACCGTTTTCAACCGCAAGCGATCCTGCTCACCGGCGGCTATCTGGCTTTTCCCATGGCAGTTGCTGCCCGTTATGGGGTTCCTAAAACCAGAAGACCCAAAATTGTGCTGTATGTTCCCGATATAGAACCGGCATTCGCTCTCAAAGTCATTTCTCCTATCGCCGACAGGATCAACGTGACCACCGAAGAAAGCCGCCAGTATTTCTCCCCCACCGCTGCGGTGAATGTGAGCGGGTATCCTGTTCGAAGCGAACATGTTCAATGGGCAACTGACCCGCAACGTAAACAAAAAGCCAGCCAGGTTTTCCGGCTTGACCCTCAATTTCCCATCCTGCTCGTTTTTGGTGGTAGCAAAGGCGCCCGCTCCATCAATCGCGCCTTGATGGCGATCTTGCCCCAGCTTTTGCATTTCACCCAGGTTATCCATATCAGCGGTCACCTGGATTGGGAAGAGGTACAACGCTATCAATCTCAACTGGCAACCCAACTGCCCGCAGAACAATTCGAGCGCTATCGAGCTTTTCCCTATCTACACGAGGAGATGAGCGCTGCCTTCGCTGCCGCAGATCTGGCAGTCTGTCGAGCTGGCGCATCGGTGCTCGGCGAAATGCCTCACTTTCGTTTACCCGCCATTCTGATCCCCTATCCTTATGCCTGGCGATACCAACAAGTCAACGCAGAATACTTAGCCAAAAAACGAGCCGCACGCATCCTTGCCGATCGTGAGCTATCCACAAAATTGTTGCCCGAAATTCAAAACCTGCTCGGTAACCCCTCCATGCTCGCCGAGATGCGAACTTCTCTACAAAGCCTTGCTCAACCCTTTGCGGCTTACACCATCGCCGAGAGTATCTTGCGGGCTGCAATGGAAAGTAGAGGTCGAACATGA
- a CDS encoding UDP-N-acetylmuramate--alanine ligase, with amino-acid sequence MLKSGARIHLIGIAGSGLSAIARVLHERGFEVSGSDRAWSPVIQELVQAGIQVNVGHQPENVLGAQLVIRSSAVVEENIEVQTARAAGIPILKRVEFLPHLIGDQKAIAIAGTHGKTTTTAMTAWVLTSLGLDPSYVIGGISLDLQRNAHAGQGSYFVIEADEYDGMFLGLHPQYAILTNIEYDHPDCYPTPQQFQAAFEQFVAQIQPGGALITCVEDEGVQRLVKHLREHPIWFGYALKSSPVASLAAYLADQITRNDYGAYSFQVNWNGQPLAQVELAVPGIHNVRNALAVIALCHQLDLPIKDVAGILGAFHGSARRFQIRGTIQGVTIVDDYAHHPSEIKATLSAARDRFPNQFLWAVWQPHTYSRTLTLWEDFCNAFQEADAVVVLDVYGAREQTPPGFSMAKLATEIQSTRSFFIPKLEAAEQFLLEELAPNQVVVILSAGDADQLSHRLLNSLEQSLEDVA; translated from the coding sequence ATGCTGAAATCGGGTGCTCGTATTCATCTTATCGGCATAGCTGGCAGTGGTCTTTCCGCCATCGCCCGTGTTCTGCATGAACGAGGGTTTGAGGTGAGTGGGTCTGATCGCGCCTGGTCGCCCGTGATCCAGGAGCTTGTACAGGCAGGCATTCAAGTCAACGTGGGGCATCAGCCCGAAAACGTGCTTGGCGCCCAGCTTGTTATCCGCTCTTCCGCAGTTGTGGAGGAGAATATTGAAGTACAAACCGCCCGGGCAGCCGGCATCCCGATCTTAAAACGAGTCGAGTTTCTCCCACATCTGATTGGCGACCAGAAAGCCATTGCAATCGCCGGCACGCATGGTAAAACGACCACCACCGCAATGACCGCCTGGGTTCTGACCAGCCTGGGATTAGATCCTTCGTATGTTATCGGAGGCATATCCCTCGACCTGCAGCGCAATGCCCATGCCGGGCAGGGAAGCTATTTCGTCATCGAAGCAGATGAGTATGACGGAATGTTTCTAGGGTTGCACCCTCAATATGCCATCCTGACCAATATCGAATACGATCATCCCGATTGTTATCCTACCCCACAACAATTCCAGGCTGCCTTTGAACAGTTTGTCGCCCAAATTCAACCTGGCGGGGCATTAATCACTTGTGTGGAAGATGAGGGAGTACAACGCCTGGTAAAGCACCTGAGGGAGCACCCAATCTGGTTTGGATATGCTCTGAAATCTTCACCCGTTGCCTCCCTGGCAGCCTATCTGGCTGATCAAATCACCAGGAACGATTACGGCGCCTACTCTTTCCAGGTTAACTGGAACGGACAGCCGCTGGCGCAGGTCGAATTAGCCGTTCCAGGCATTCATAACGTACGCAACGCTCTGGCAGTTATTGCGTTGTGCCACCAATTGGACTTACCCATTAAAGACGTTGCTGGCATTCTGGGAGCGTTTCACGGGTCTGCACGCCGCTTTCAGATACGGGGGACGATCCAGGGAGTAACCATCGTTGACGACTATGCGCACCATCCGAGCGAGATCAAAGCCACCCTCTCAGCTGCCCGTGATCGTTTTCCCAACCAATTCCTTTGGGCAGTCTGGCAACCCCACACCTATTCACGCACCCTCACCCTCTGGGAAGATTTTTGTAATGCCTTTCAGGAGGCTGACGCTGTTGTCGTTCTCGATGTCTATGGTGCCCGCGAGCAAACCCCGCCTGGTTTCTCAATGGCAAAGCTGGCAACCGAAATCCAATCGACGCGCAGCTTTTTCATCCCAAAACTCGAGGCAGCCGAGCAATTTCTTCTGGAGGAGCTTGCGCCAAACCAGGTGGTCGTCATCCTTTCCGCCGGCGACGCGGATCAACTCAGCCACCGCCTGTTAAATTCACTGGAGCAATCGCTGGAGGATGTTGCATGA